The following proteins are co-located in the Nocardia bhagyanarayanae genome:
- a CDS encoding winged helix-turn-helix transcriptional regulator: protein METIGAEQLKQLQTAECPGCGVERTLKVLDGKWTTLIVRELLSGPKRFGDLRTALGSPSAKTLTDRLRALEHQRILTRTVYAEVPPRVVYRLTEDGESLSGVLYAMLKWGEEHPLVGS, encoded by the coding sequence ATGGAAACCATTGGCGCTGAGCAGCTGAAACAATTGCAAACCGCGGAGTGCCCGGGTTGCGGTGTGGAGCGCACGCTGAAGGTTCTCGACGGAAAATGGACGACGCTGATCGTCCGCGAACTGCTCTCCGGCCCCAAGCGCTTCGGCGACCTCCGCACCGCGCTGGGTTCGCCGAGCGCCAAGACCCTCACCGACCGCCTGCGCGCTCTCGAACACCAGCGCATCCTCACCCGAACCGTCTACGCCGAAGTGCCGCCGCGCGTCGTCTACCGACTCACCGAAGACGGCGAGAGCCTCAGCGGCGTCCTGTACGCGATGCTGAAGTGGGGCGAGGAACACCCGCTCGTCGGGAGCTGA
- a CDS encoding NAD(P)H-binding protein, whose translation MNSSTVIVHGATGTQGAAIVRGLLAAGHRVRGVVRTAPAALHPDAEPVRADLLEPGSLAAAYTGADAVIVQLPLVFTDHAVRQAEAVLAGLRKAGVERVVFNTGTVLPPGPIGVPFVDARVLLSAELIQGVEAATVVAPARQYMENLVAPWSAPLVRAGEVAYPLPRELPVPWVALDDLGSTVADLITATTPPPLRIVAGPQALTGDEVAAELSAVLGHPVRWNSISPEAYRAMLAPHLGAEAAEGIAGVYTPPPPGAPTPPEPDPSVLVTGTTSLRDWAARQDWRTA comes from the coding sequence ATGAACTCATCAACCGTCATCGTTCACGGCGCGACCGGAACCCAAGGGGCCGCCATCGTCCGCGGCCTGCTCGCCGCGGGGCACCGTGTCCGGGGCGTCGTCCGCACTGCTCCCGCGGCGCTGCATCCGGACGCCGAGCCGGTCCGAGCAGACCTGCTCGAACCCGGCTCGCTCGCCGCCGCGTACACCGGCGCGGACGCCGTGATCGTGCAGCTGCCGCTCGTCTTCACCGACCACGCAGTCCGGCAGGCCGAGGCGGTGCTCGCCGGGCTACGGAAGGCGGGCGTCGAGCGGGTGGTCTTCAATACCGGCACCGTGCTGCCGCCCGGGCCGATCGGCGTGCCGTTCGTGGACGCCCGCGTGCTGCTGTCAGCCGAACTGATCCAGGGCGTCGAGGCGGCCACGGTGGTCGCGCCCGCTCGGCAGTACATGGAGAACCTCGTCGCCCCTTGGTCGGCCCCGCTCGTGCGCGCCGGGGAGGTCGCGTATCCGCTGCCACGGGAGCTGCCTGTCCCGTGGGTCGCGCTCGACGACCTGGGATCGACCGTCGCCGACCTGATCACCGCGACGACCCCGCCGCCGCTGCGGATCGTGGCGGGTCCGCAGGCGCTGACGGGGGACGAGGTCGCCGCCGAGCTCAGCGCGGTCCTCGGGCACCCGGTGCGGTGGAATTCCATATCTCCCGAGGCATATCGGGCGATGCTCGCCCCGCACCTCGGAGCCGAGGCCGCCGAAGGGATCGCCGGGGTGTACACACCGCCGCCCCCGGGAGCACCGACTCCGCCGGAGCCCGATCCGTCCGTGCTAGTGACCGGAACCACCAGCCTGCGCGACTGGGCGGCGCGGCAGGACTGGCGCACCGCGTAG